The DNA sequence ATTTTCGAATTAGGTAGTGGATACAAGAATTAAGTCCCTTATAGGTTTTTTCAACTATATAATGTACAATTCCCTAATGAAACAGAATGTGAAAAAGgaataagaaagaaagaaaaactaagaaaaggCATAAGGATCAAAACCAACTAATCATAAACTAATAGCCATAAGAAAAGGAAACAGAAAAGAAACCTAAAGTAAAAGTAGAATGAATGCCCTACTGAATGCTCATCTTCCACTTGGATTGACTAGCTGTGAAAAAACTTCTCTGTTGTTTAATTCATCTGTTTCTTCACTAGCAGCACTTTCCTCCTCAATGGTTACCATGACATTATGCATATCATAGATACTAGCTCCCTTCATTTCTTCTTCAGTAACACTTCCATTAGGATGCTCATGAAGTTGGAGTGCAAATTCAAGGTTCCAAAGCACATCTCCCATTGAAGGACGATCAAGTCCTTGATCAAGCAAACACTTCTCAGCTGTGTCTGCATACTTCTTCAAACACTGAGAACTGATCTTACCCTTGAGATGTGGATCAATTATTTCCTCAAGAATTCCATTCTTTCCACAATCTGAAGCCCAATCTGCAAGACTAATTTGTTCCTTTGGCAAGCTAGGATCAACAGCCGGCCTTGCACACAATACTTCAAACAGAACTACCCCAAATGAGTAGACATCAGATTTCTCTGTCAATTGTTGCCTGCGAAAATACTCGGGATCCAAGTATCCAAAACTTCCTTTAACCATTGTACTAACATGGGTTTGGTGCAGATTAGGACCTGTTTTTGATAGGCCGAAATCCGAAACTTTTGCTACCCAATTATCATCCAACAAAATGTTTGTCGTTTTCACATCTCTATGAATGATGGTGTGTCTAGCACCGGTATGAAGGTAATGCAATCCTCTTGCAGCTCCAATGCATATCTCCAACCTTTGTTTCCATGGCAATGGAGGTAAATTGCTATTATATAGATGCTCTCTTAGAGTTCCCTTTGCCATGAAATCATAAACAAGAATCATCTCACCTTCTTCTTCGCAGAATCCAATCAAAGAGACCAAGTGTTTGTGCCTAAGCTTCGAAAGCATCTCGATTTCAGTTTGGAATTCATGAACTCCTTGGTCTGAAGATGGATTTGACCTTTTTATTGCTACCTTAGTCCCTCCATCAATAATGCCTTCATAAACCTTTCCAAATCCACCAACACCAATAACTTGTGATTCATCGAAGTTCTTAGTACCGTTTTTAATCTCAGCTAACGAAAAATGCCTGCATAGACCGGCTCCCAGATTGGTAAGATTGCTACTTCTAGCACTCTTACCAGAATTTGTTGTTGCATTGGAACTATTATATAATGGCAACCAACTGCCATTCCTGGACTCTGATCCCTctgcattcttcttcttcttttggtaGACGAAAAAGCATATAGCAGCAATTATGACAATACCAGCAGCACCACAAGCAACTCCACCAATCACCTTGCTAAAATTATCAGATTCTGAATGAGAAAATTTACTCACTGACTCAGCCTCAAGGAGCATATCCGATGGGGTCGGATTCGGCCCTGCCAAGTTCCCATCTGTGTCATTTAGCTTGAAGATCTCTAGTCCATTAAGAACTGCATCATAGTATTCAGGTTTCATAGACACTGATGGGTGAAGCGCCACCCAT is a window from the Ziziphus jujuba cultivar Dongzao chromosome 11, ASM3175591v1 genome containing:
- the LOC107418943 gene encoding receptor-like protein kinase ANXUR1 isoform X1, which encodes MKINTHILFSLILLSFSLNIVHVLSQNSSESGSVSYILSCGSSSGGTDFDGMKWISDSSFLTSNNTISATAQYQDPSLPSQVPYMTARIFNSEASFKFSVPPKQRLWVRLHFYPSSYGVHDSANSYFSVIANGFTLLNNFSAYIIDKALTQAYIVREFSLTPVQSGSLSITFKPSTQYAGSFAFVNGIVIVPMEDIFHATTLVGFTDQSIDVHNSSVQTMLRLNVGGQYIPASKDSGYTRTWYDDSPYLFGAAFGVTFEADKNLTIRFPPSVPEYIAPLSVYSTARTMGPNPNINQNYNLTWVFQVDANFTYIVRFHFCELQLNKINQRVFDIFLNNQTAQQSADVIAWAGSKAVPVYKDYAIFVGDEELWVALHPSVSMKPEYYDAVLNGLEIFKLNDTDGNLAGPNPTPSDMLLEAESVSKFSHSESDNFSKVIGGVACGAAGIVIIAAICFFVYQKKKKNAEGSESRNGSWLPLYNSSNATTNSGKSARSSNLTNLGAGLCRHFSLAEIKNGTKNFDESQVIGVGGFGKVYEGIIDGGTKVAIKRSNPSSDQGVHEFQTEIEMLSKLRHKHLVSLIGFCEEEGEMILVYDFMAKGTLREHLYNSNLPPLPWKQRLEICIGAARGLHYLHTGARHTIIHRDVKTTNILLDDNWVAKVSDFGLSKTGPNLHQTHVSTMVKGSFGYLDPEYFRRQQLTEKSDVYSFGVVLFEVLCARPAVDPSLPKEQISLADWASDCGKNGILEEIIDPHLKGKISSQCLKKYADTAEKCLLDQGLDRPSMGDVLWNLEFALQLHEHPNGSVTEEEMKGASIYDMHNVMVTIEEESAASEETDELNNREVFSQLVNPSGR
- the LOC107418943 gene encoding receptor-like protein kinase ANXUR1 isoform X2 — its product is MTKSGSVSYILSCGSSSGGTDFDGMKWISDSSFLTSNNTISATAQYQDPSLPSQVPYMTARIFNSEASFKFSVPPKQRLWVRLHFYPSSYGVHDSANSYFSVIANGFTLLNNFSAYIIDKALTQAYIVREFSLTPVQSGSLSITFKPSTQYAGSFAFVNGIVIVPMEDIFHATTLVGFTDQSIDVHNSSVQTMLRLNVGGQYIPASKDSGYTRTWYDDSPYLFGAAFGVTFEADKNLTIRFPPSVPEYIAPLSVYSTARTMGPNPNINQNYNLTWVFQVDANFTYIVRFHFCELQLNKINQRVFDIFLNNQTAQQSADVIAWAGSKAVPVYKDYAIFVGDEELWVALHPSVSMKPEYYDAVLNGLEIFKLNDTDGNLAGPNPTPSDMLLEAESVSKFSHSESDNFSKVIGGVACGAAGIVIIAAICFFVYQKKKKNAEGSESRNGSWLPLYNSSNATTNSGKSARSSNLTNLGAGLCRHFSLAEIKNGTKNFDESQVIGVGGFGKVYEGIIDGGTKVAIKRSNPSSDQGVHEFQTEIEMLSKLRHKHLVSLIGFCEEEGEMILVYDFMAKGTLREHLYNSNLPPLPWKQRLEICIGAARGLHYLHTGARHTIIHRDVKTTNILLDDNWVAKVSDFGLSKTGPNLHQTHVSTMVKGSFGYLDPEYFRRQQLTEKSDVYSFGVVLFEVLCARPAVDPSLPKEQISLADWASDCGKNGILEEIIDPHLKGKISSQCLKKYADTAEKCLLDQGLDRPSMGDVLWNLEFALQLHEHPNGSVTEEEMKGASIYDMHNVMVTIEEESAASEETDELNNREVFSQLVNPSGR